ATTCAGATTTATATGGAATACTGTAAATTCATTTACGTTAgttcaaattaattttgtatTCCACCGATGAACGCAAGTGTTCTGTAATAATAGGATTGACCTACCTCAGCCCATGCATGACTTTcttataaaatgaagattcaagattttataaaacattgtttttcaacttctAAACTGTTGCAAGCTTCCAACCTACAGATTCATAGATTTGAactaatataattttaaaactcattgattgaatttattaagtaggaaaatacttttttttcaattcgtGAATTCCGTTAGGCCTACTATGTTATACGTGGTATAATTCAGCCTAAGGGTTCTCTTAATTTTTCAATGCTAATCAAACTTAAAAATGATAGAGAATTAGTAAGAaggaatcaattattatcaattcatcTAATATAAAAAGTATATCTTTAGAGTAAAGTACCATGAAAATGACAAGATTCTAATGATCTCATTACGGGCAGTTATGACTCCAAATTGCTTTCTATCCCAATTTAAAGTTTTCTAAAttgcaattttattgaatatctccattttttatttaaaaagacTTGACATTCCTTTCTTTAACTGGAATTTCAGTAaatatcagaaaaaaatattgaatttacctGAAAACATAGGAATTTTTGCTTTATTTCTTGTATTGTCTGCCATTTTGTTTGGACATTTTCCGTAGAGCCTATAAATACCGGTGGTTATTTCCGAGCGGAGCGCAGTTGATTCCTGACTCTCCAAGACTGAACAAGTGTTCTTGCTCCTCAAAACggttatcaaatttataaattcttttaaaGCTTTAAATTGAATTTGCTTGTGTATTATAAAGATtgaatagtaatattatttagTGAATTGTTTGATACATTGGAATCTATTTCAATTGATAGGCCTATATATTACATTTTAATTTGGTGAATATCGGTGCTGTGAATTGTTCAGTTTATAGAAACTGGGTTGTTTCTGGTGCATTTCTGGATAAACGGATAGCTAAGCCTACTGTTTGGTGagtagataatttcaattttatatcaaaatttgtTTTTGTTTAATTTAACTTTCTTTTAATCGATATGGTTAGGATTCTTATAAACCCGTTTTGTTTTGTTTAGTATCTTGATTGAGTTATTTGGATTAGGATTTTGATAAACTTAATCTttttagttttgatttttaataaCTGGAAATTTAGTTGGGATTTTGATAAATTCATacagtttgatttgaaattatagTTCATTTGATAGTTCAATTATCGATtgaaaagtttttctatttaaaaGTAAAGTAAGCGGTAACGGTACCGGCTAAGGTTAATCATTTTTGACGTTTCTAATTTAAATTTGAAGCTCTAGTTTGATTATATTGAAGTATGTTAAAGTAttgtattcttatttatattgaagTATTCTATGTTCGTTTAGTTCTTCTAGATGCTATTTCAGCACACGTAATTTTATAACATGTTTTGTATTTTAAGTCTTGTTTTAATATTaagttttcttatgaccttATTGAAGGTCACGGAACATGAAGGCGTAGATTCGATGACCTGTTCATGAAATGTTTGATGTTGTCCAGAATAAGAGTTAATAATGTATTTCACAATTGAATTTATAAGTCATTTGATTAGTTAATTTCAGTATTCAACTCTGTTGCTTAATAGTTTTGATTAGTTATTCTTGCATTTGAATTATTTACGCTAAAGTATAGCATAATGTCTGTAGTCGTATATTGTCTGTGTGGTGAGTAAataattccaatttgaattccaaatttgtttttgtttcattcaactTTCTTTCAATCGATATGGTTAGGATTCTGATAAGCCCGTTTAGTTTTGGTTAGGATTTTGATTTGGATTATTTGGATTAGGATTTTGATAAACTGAATCTttttagttctgatttttaataacTGAAAGTTTAGTTGGGATTCTGATAATTCATACagtttgatttgaaatgtagTTTATTTGatagttcaattattgattaaattttttttctatttaaaaGTGAAGTAAGCGGTAACGGTGCCGGCTAACGGTTAATGATTTTTGACGTTtgacatttgaatttgaagttacagtttgattatattgaagtagcTTAATTCTATGTTTGTTAAATTCTTCTAAATACCAAACAGCTTATATTAGTGTGTAGATTCATTATGTACagtatttcattacattttttGTATTGATTAGTATTCTTATGACCTTATCGAAGGTCACGGAACATGAAGGCGTAGATTCGATAACCTGTTCAAGAAATGTTTGATGTTGTTCAGAATTAGAGTTaatgatttatttaataattaaatttattggttATTTGATTAGTTAATTTCAGTATTCAACTCTGTTGCTTGATAGTTTTGATTGTTATTCTTGCATTTGAATTATTTACGCTAAAATATAGCATAATGTCTGTAGtcgtataattattttattatcagttTGAAAGAGTTTTAATATTAGTTTTTACAAAAACTTGAAGATTATTTAAATCGATTTTTATAAGCGTTATTGTCgtttttaattatcaattcagcCAAATGTTGTTTTACATAGTTTGGTTTCAACCAAGCATTCAGGAGATTTGGTCTTTATCAGCCTCTATTAGCTAGTTCCAGTTTTCAAAGAGTTTACGTAGTATAGTAGGCTAGCGTTATTTTGAGTATAGAAGACGTAAAATGAAACGGAACGGAAACTTGTACTCAATGTTGGTAAAGGAATACAAATGTGAATAGCCGAGCACTGTTTCAGTAACCGTTCAGTTCACGATGAGTATCAAAGTCTAGTCTAGCGTTGACTAGACCATGATCGTATATCTGAAATGATTGCTGTGATATTATCTATTTAGTGCTTATCGATttgttaaaaataaactttactAAACAAGCTTGATGAGTTTATCTTTATGAATAATATagttcataaatttatttagtTACAAGTTATAGTTCATAATGTTTACTAGGCTTAATAAATAAGTCGTTTTCAATGGATTGATGATGGTGCAGCAAGCGGAAGTAGTTCATCAATTTCAGAATAAATAAACTGTGACAATTTTTTCAGGTTTAAATTAAAGTTGTCTCATTCAGGTATTGATGAAAGTTCATCATAATACTtgcattattgtttattttgatTGTGTGATATGACaaggtatttttattttcagataaCCAGCTGCTATTACATCGAACGTGAAGATGGCTCCTAGACCTCAGGGATTACAAGTTGACGAGAGTGTCACTGGCCTACAAGTCACTACAGGTTTCACCGACAACTCTACTCAAACCGAAGCAGTAGAAACTGCAACAACTGGCATACAAACTATTTCGAGAGGAGTTGATGCCGAGACTCAAACCATTGGATGTTGCAAGTGCAACTGTGCAAATGTCATACAAACTGTTGGTGCCGCGACTCAGACTCTTGGTTGTGCGAGCTACAAGAGAAGTGAATCGAACTTGAAAAAAGCTGGTTCAAGCTTGAAGAAGAGCGAATCTAGCAGTAGTTTGAAGGAGATGTTCTCAAAGATACGAGTTGACCTCAAGTCGGCCTTAGAGTTGAATGATGTTGAGGTTGATACTAAGGAAGCCTTCAAGAAGGTGGATGTTGTTGGCGATGGGAAAAAACCTGCAAAGATGTCTCTAGTAATACCACCCCCACCTCCACTCCCCGCCATGCCAGCACTGGTGGAGAAATCTTTGCTACCAAATTTTGTTCTCAAGGACGCTGAAGCCAAGCCAGCAGCTGAAGTCAAGGTCACAGCTATTCCACCGCCGCCCCCTCTGCCAATTGGAGCAATTCCCCCGCCACCCCCTCTGCCAATGGGAGCTATTCCCCCGCCGCCCCCTCTGCCAATGGGAGCTATTCCCGCACCTCCCCCTCTGACAATGGGAGCTATTCCCCCGCCGCCCCCTCTGCCAATGGGAGCTATTCCTCCGCCACCGCCGCCTCCAATGATGGGCGCCTCTACTTTCCCCAGCATGAAGCCAGGCGTTGGAAATGCAGTGTTGAGGAAAAGCAAGACATTGCCGCAACAGAGCACCATCAAGATGAAGACCCTCAACTGGACCAAGGTTCCCAAGCAGAGGATTGGTGAGTTTtaattcattttctcattctccttcattTCTTCAGCTGgttcattgtatttgatttgattttcctGTCTTTCATTCGATGCTGCATtgttctaaaaaatcaatgcaagttcattgaaatataatttcatattgaAAAACCTATTTCTGGACTATTAGTACAGATAGAAGAATTTATTAGGTAGCCATTTCTTCCAATGAATACTAACAAGTTAATTCATTTAATGCCAAGGGGCTGATCAATAgatttctaaataaataaacaagtatAGGCTTACAAGTTCTattgatttataaaaattgatcgaACTATTCATggggaataataatattagtctGCAATGTAGAAATCATTTTCTACTTTTTTGATTCATTCAAACAGTAGATATTGGGAAAGTTCAGGTTTGTGGATTCATTgataaaattacaatataattatatttgagtACAGTTTGATAACTTTAGTACCAATAATATATTGTCTCCCGATTGATAGTGATCAAACTAAGTAATTAATTTTTTGCAACCTTTTATATGatttccattcataataataatgttgttcTCTATCACAGCAAAATCCTTGTGGTCAGACATGGAAGTACAACTGCCAATTCTAAAAGTGGACTTTATTAAGATGGAGGAGCTGTTCTGCCAGAAACAGCCAACAAAATCAGCTGATGCCTCCAAGAATCAGCTGACAGAGAAGAAGGTGCAGAAAGTGAACCTGTTGGACAGCCAGCGCAGTTTCCTGGTTAACATATTTCTCAAGCAATTTAAGGAAGATGTTGCGTTTGTCCTGGAATCGATTAAAAATGGCGCCGGTCTACCCGTCGAGAACTTGAAATCGTTGATGAAACTCATGCCCGAAAAGAAAGAGGTGAGGattctattgaaaattcatttcaaaactGTGTTGATTTCTTCAAAAGTTTAGAATGTGTAGTTATTCATTTTATGCAGTAGATACTGTACCCTATTATTAAGACACTTCTAGTATCAGGGATAATtctttttccaaatttctatcattaaaaattgattaataatgaaaaatgaatttattgatacaataaaatacaaaaaatatttttacaaatagaaataataattcaaaatacaataatttttgacGTGACtagaaaaagaagccttgagctccagccacgagttctaaatagaaaaacattttttaatccAATAACAGCATtacaaatgaaacaattctATTGATGGATGATAGTCTACAGATGTCGAATtttagaataatgaataattaattttgtcaAAATTGGTGATTCAGTCAACTctgttctcaaatttcaaatgcGATTCTCATTCTTCCAGATTGCTGAAATACGCGGTTATGCCAGCAGCAAAAACCTTGGGGAAGCTGAGAGCTTCTACCTGCATCTGTCTGACATCGCTGACTACGAGCTGAGGGTGCAGGCAATGCTCTACAAAGCAGAATTCCATGACCGATACACTGACGCATCTGGGCATTTGGAGAAAGTGATTGAAACCTGCGAGTTCCTCATAAATGATTGCAGTCTCAAGCAGTTCTTCAAGCTCATCCTGCAacttggaaataaactgaatgcTGTGAGTagattttatttctcaataatccAGGGGGATGATTCTCACTGTTTCACTCTACAACAGTGTAT
This region of Nilaparvata lugens isolate BPH unplaced genomic scaffold, ASM1435652v1 scaffold3849, whole genome shotgun sequence genomic DNA includes:
- the LOC120355644 gene encoding inverted formin-2-like, with translation MAPRPQGLQVDESVTGLQVTTGFTDNSTQTEAVETATTGIQTISRGVDAETQTIGCCKCNCANVIQTVGAATQTLGCASYKRSESNLKKAGSSLKKSESSSSLKEMFSKIRVDLKSALELNDVEVDTKEAFKKVDVVGDGKKPAKMSLVIPPPPPLPAMPALVEKSLLPNFVLKDAEAKPAAEVKVTAIPPPPPLPIGAIPPPPPLPMGAIPPPPPLPMGAIPAPPPLTMGAIPPPPPLPMGAIPPPPPPPMMGASTFPSMKPGVGNAVLRKSKTLPQQSTIKMKTLNWTKVPKQRIAKSLWSDMEVQLPILKVDFIKMEELFCQKQPTKSADASKNQLTEKKVQKVNLLDSQRSFLVNIFLKQFKEDVAFVLESIKNGAGLPVENLKSLMKLMPEKKEIAEIRGYASSKNLGEAESFYLHLSDIADYELRVQAMLYKAEFHDRYTDASGHLEKVIETCEFLINDCSLKQFFKLILQLGNKLNAGTYAGNADAIKISSLAMLADTRANKPKITFLHYVVDVAASNDASMLAFRSKVADFQRMSKTPFAALEEEVNSLVEGVKDISKRIESSQVSSQFGDFFHNAKQQVDCLVKKLKKIREVKSQLAVHLCEEPAAFQLNDCYQLFADFFTKVNKAFQENDQMKKSEEKAAKLKAEKSTNNKVVKAKRRTLDSEVEQLINEVKNGAY